From the Tripterygium wilfordii isolate XIE 37 chromosome 6, ASM1340144v1, whole genome shotgun sequence genome, one window contains:
- the LOC120000845 gene encoding rubisco accumulation factor 1.1, chloroplastic-like, with translation MISLPVNHTSGFFPLIKPSRHLLHPISATLIPSSPSSNKQQQVYQPFRPPPSPVPSKFRSLDTSERLDVLANRLGLWHEWAPLIPSLVREGFTPPSIEEATGISGVEQNRLVVAAQVRDSLFQSKTDPDIVSAFDTGGAELLYEIRLLSITQRAEAARFVVENRLDAEGARDLARAMKDFPRRRGDKSWEYFNYALPGDCLSFMYYRQSREHKDPSEQRTVTLQEALQVAQSEKAKSVLVQELEGKGEGRGKETEDVVKVPIVRMKLGEVAEASVVVVLPVCRAEEREKGFLEAPLECRTEGEFGVVVAEKGWERWVVFPGWEPVVSLGRRGVVVAFGDARVLPWKANRWYKEEAILVVADRGRKEVEHDDGFYLVTADGGGLKVERGSALKGRGVHESLAAVVLVVRPPREETDDQLADEDWE, from the coding sequence ATGATCTCTCTCCCTGTCAACCACACCAGTGGCTTCTTTCCCCTGATCAAACCCTCAAGACACCTCCTTCATCCCATCTCTGCCACTCTCATCCCCTCCTCACCTTCTTCAAACAAGCAGCAGCAGGTATACCAGCCTTTCAGGCCTCCTCCGTCTCCCGTCCCCTCCAAATTCCGTTCCCTCGACACCTCCGAACGCCTCGACGTCCTGGCCAACCGCCTGGGCCTCTGGCACGAGTGGGCCCCACTCATTCCCTCCCTAGTCCGGGAAGGGTTTACCCCTCCTTCCATTGAAGAAGCTACTGGCATTTCTGGTGTTGAGCAGAACCGCCTCGTGGTCGCCGCCCAAGTCCGAGACTCCCTCTTCCAATCAAAGACCGACCCAGATATTGTCTCGGCTTTCGACACCGGTGGTGCCGAGCTGCTCTACGAAATTAGGCTCCTCAGCATCACGCAGAGGGCGGAGGCGGCTCGGTTTGTTGTGGAGAATCGGCTTGATGCCGAGGGCGCTAGAGATCTTGCTCGTGCCATGAAGGATTTTCCTCGCAGGAGGGGAGATAAATCGTGGGAATATTTCAATTACGCCCTTCCAGGTGACTGCTTATCGTTTATGTACTATAGACAGAGTAGAGAGCATAAAGACCCATCAGAACAGAGAACAGTTACATTACAGGAGGCTCTACAGGTTGCTCAATCTGAGAAAGCGAAGAGTGTATTAGTtcaggaattggaaggaaagggTGAAGGGAGAGGAAAGGAAACTGAGGATGTTGTTAAGGTTCCAATTGTGAGGATGAAACTTGGTGAGGTTGCAGAAGCGAGTGTGGTGGTGGTTTTGCCTGTCTGTAGAGCAGAGGAGAGGGAGAAAGGGTTTTTGGAAGCGCCTCTGGAGTGTAGGACTGAGGGGGAGTTTGGCGTGGTTGTGGCAGAAAAAGGATGGGAGAGATGGGTGGTTTTCCCAGGTTGGGAGCCGGTAGTCAGCTTGGGAAGACGAGGAGTGGTGGTGGCATTTGGGGATGCCAGGGTGTTGCCTTGGAAGGCAAATAGGTGGTATAAGGAGGAGGCTATTTTGGTGGTGGCTGATAGGGGTAGGAAGGAGGTGGAGCACGATGATGGCTTTTATTTGGTGACTGCTGACGGTGGCGGCTTGAAGGTGGAGAGAGGATCAGCTTTGAAGGGAAGGGGTGTCCATGAAAGTTTAGCAGCTGTTGTGTTGGTAGTTAGGCCACCAAGGGAAGAGACTGATGATCAATTGGCCGATGAAGATTGGGAGTGA
- the LOC119999672 gene encoding 60S ribosomal protein L27-3: protein MVKFLKPNKAVIILQGRYAGRKAVIVKNFDDGTRDRAYGHCLVAGIKKYPAKVIRKDSAKKTAKKSRVKCFVKLVNYQHLMPTRYTLDLDLKDIVTIDSLQSKDKKVSACKETKAKFEERFKTGKNRWFFTKLRF, encoded by the coding sequence ATGGTTAAATTTCTCAAACCAAATAAGGCAGTGATTATCCTTCAGGGCCGGTATGCCGGCCGGAAGGCTGTTATTGTCAAGAATTTTGACGATGGCACTCGCGACCGTGCATACGGCCACTGTTTGGTTGCAGGGATAAAGAAATACCCGGCGAAGGTCATCAGGAAGGATTCAGCCAAGAAGACGGCGAAGAAGTCACGAGTCAAGTGCTTCGTCAAGCTCGTCAACTACCAGCACTTGATGCCTACCCGTTACAccctggatttggatttgaaggACATTGTGACCATCGATTCTTTGCAGAGCAAGGACAAGAAGGTCTCAGCTTGCAAGGAGACCAAGGCCAAGTTCGAAGAACGATTCAAGACCGGCAAGAACAGGTGGTTTTTTACCAAGCTTAGGTTTTGA